From a region of the Cucumis sativus cultivar 9930 chromosome 6, Cucumber_9930_V3, whole genome shotgun sequence genome:
- the LOC101217986 gene encoding THO complex subunit 4A: MAAPLDMSLDDIIKNNKKSRSGNSRGRGRGSGPGPVRRFPNRAANRTPYSAPKAPETTWQHDMFADPSSGFLVQGGRASAIQTGTKLYISNLDYGVSNEDIKELFSEVGDMKRHGIHYDKSGRSKGTAEVVFSRRLDAVAAVKKYNNVQLDGKPMKIEIVGTNISTPAVGPTAAVNPFENSNGAPRRQQGRGGPPSRQRGHGFGRGRGRGRGPSEKVSAEDLDADLEKYHAESMQIN; the protein is encoded by the exons ATGGCCGCTCCTTTGGATATGAGTCTTGACGATATCATAAAGAACAACAAGAAATCCAGATCCGGAAATTCTAGAGGTCGAGGAAGAGGTTCTGGACCTGGTCCCGTCCGTAGATTCCCCAATCGCGCCGCTAACCGCACACCTTATTCCGCTCCCAAG GCGCCGGAGACGACGTGGCAACATGATATGTTCGCCGATCCGAGTTCTGGATTTCTGGTGCAAGGTGGGCGAGCTTCTGCTATTCAGACTGGGACTAAGctttatatatctaatttggATTACGGTGTATCTAACGAAGATATTAAG GAACTTTTTTCTGAAGTTGGTGATATGAAACGCCACGGAATCCATTATGACAAAAGTGGGAGATCCAAG GGAACGGCGGAAGTAGTTTTCTCACGACGACTAGATGCTGTTGCGGCTGTAAAGAAGTACAACAACGTTCAGCTTGATGGAAAACCAATGAAGATAGAGATCGTTGGAACTAATATTTCCACGCCTGCTGTTGGTCCTACCGCTGCTGTGAACCCTTTCGAAAATTCAAATGGGGCTCCGAGAAG GCAGCAAGGTAGGGGTGGTCCACCATCACGTCAACGTGGTCATGGTTTTGGAAGAGGGCGTGGGCGGGGAAGAGGCCCTAGTGAAAAGGTTTCTGCTGAAGATCTTGATGCCGACTTGGAAAAGTATCATGCTGAGTCTATGCAGATAAATTAG
- the LOC101218225 gene encoding histone H2B, whose product MAPKADKKPAEKKPASEKPAEEKKTVAEKAPAEKKPKAGKKLPKEGGAAAGDKKKKRTKKSVETYKIYIFKVLKQVHPDIGISSKAMGIMNSFINDIFEKLAQESSKLARYNKKPTITSREIQTAVRLVLPGELAKHAVSEGTKAVTKFTSS is encoded by the coding sequence ATGGCACCGAAGGCCGATAAGAAGCCCGCCGAGAAGAAGCCGGCCTCCGAAAAACCGGCCGAGGAGAAGAAAACCGTTGCAGAGAAAGCCCCGGCGGAGAAAAAGCCCAAGGCCGGTAAGAAGCTTCCAAAGGAAGGCGGTGCTGCTGCCGgagacaagaagaagaagaggacgAAGAAGAGTGTAGAGACGTACAAGATCTACATCTTCAAGGTGCTGAAGCAAGTTCATCCAGACATCGGAATTTCCAGCAAGGCCATGGGAATCATGAATAGTTTCATCAACGATATCTTTGAGAAACTCGCCCAAGAGTCATCTAAATTGGCTCGCTACAACAAGAAGCCCACCATCACTTCCAGGGAGATCCAAACGGCCGTTAGACTTGTTCTTCCCGGTGAGTTGGCCAAGCACGCAGTATCTGAAGGCACCAAGGCGGTGACTAAGTTCACAAGttcttaa
- the LOC105435810 gene encoding 60S ribosomal protein L39-like, giving the protein MLSHKTFRMKKKLLKKKRQNRPTPHWIRLRTDNTIDTRESAQRRTKLGF; this is encoded by the coding sequence ATGTTGTCTCATAAGACTTttagaatgaagaagaagctcttgaagaagaagaggcaGAATAGGCCGACCCCGCATTGGATTCGCCTGAGAACTGACAACACGATCGATACAAGAGAAAGTGCGCAACGTCGCACAAAGCTAGGGTTCTAA
- the LOC105435997 gene encoding uncharacterized protein LOC105435997, producing MTEKDKIFSFVEGLKPWARTKLYEQKVQDLVSAYATTEHLFDLSSDVQEKRRHQSSSPRRDRNSRPNSPEVVSGNRSPGRDRKPFQSNTGNNGQRPNNQRTSHTSISCYICNGPHRGKECSDKAAFYAFQASLAADSDDTSSQLEKEIGQVEGVQNVRVGAIRLLSSLQKKAGETSGRTKGGLIYVDTWINRKHAKSTMVDSGATHNFITVAEARRLNLHWKEDTEKMNVVNSTALLVVGIVKWVAIQLEGWSGFVDFVVVGMDDFDVVLGMEFLLEHQVIIMLAAKCQVIMGYTPTVVQTDLQQPKGLRMISAMKLRESRVGEVRNRVSET from the coding sequence ATGACTGAAAAGGACAAGatctttagttttgttgaagGACTGAAGCCATGGGCAAGGACTAAGCTATACGAGCAGAAGGTCCAAGACCTCGTATCAGCCTATGCGACAACTGAACACTTGTTTGATCTATCTAGTGACGTTCAAGAGAAGAGACGTCATCAAAGCTCTTCACCTAGAAGAGACAGAAACAGCCGACCGAATTCTCCTGAAGTTGTCAGTGGAAATAGAAGTCCCGGTAGAGACCGCAAGCCTTTCCAGTCAAACACGGGGAACAATGGGCAAAGACCCAATAATCAGAGGACATCTCACACTTCTATAAGTTGCTACATTTGTAACGGACCACATCGGGGAAAGGAATGTTCAGATAAAGCTGCCTTTTATGCCTTTCAGGCCTCTTTAGCTGCAGACTCAGATGACACATCGAGTCAACTAGAGAAGGAAATTGGGCAAGTAGAAGGAGTTCAGAATGTTAGAGTGGGAGCCATAAGACTCTTGTCGTCCCTTCAGAAGAAAGCAGGAGAGACAAGTGGTCGTACTAAAGGGGGCCTAATATATGTTGACACCTGGATCAACCGAAAGCATGCAAAGAGCACTATGGTTGACTCCGGTGCCactcataattttataacGGTGGCCGAAGCAAGACGACTAAACCTTCATTGGAAGGAGGATACGGAAAAAATGAATGTCGTGAATTCTACAGCTCTACTTGTCGTTGGGATAGTGAAATGGGTAGCGATACAGTTGGAAGGATGGAGCGGCTTCGTTGATTTTGTGGTTGTAGGCATGGATGACTTTGATGTAGTTCTCGGAATGGAATTCCTTCTCGAACATCAAGTGATCATAATGCTTGCAGCCAAATGTCAAGTGATCATGGGGTATACCCCCACCGTTGTGCAGACAGACCTTCAGCAACCCAAAGGACTGAGAATGATCTCGGCCATGAAACTGAGAGAGAGCCGTGTTGGAGAAGTTAGGAATCGAGTTTCTGAAACTTAA